The following coding sequences lie in one Euhalothece natronophila Z-M001 genomic window:
- a CDS encoding DUF3120 domain-containing protein, protein MYLRAFVLKQKSWLIFATSGFLVSIPVFAQAPMVRELPWLSLILTFGWVALGIILFQRPRSNIWGDLILGFSWSWLAGSIYWGWFRWEPVIHLPIEAIGLPFAFFALARGLGPVGNLFYLGSLLGTALTDVYFYLTGLMPHWRELMRVDPALYKPIFQDALLNMQTPWGMSCAVLIICVLLVLGIWSLKQNTLPWFAFSGAILSTLLVDGLFWIAAAMA, encoded by the coding sequence ATTTATCTTCGAGCGTTCGTACTCAAACAAAAAAGTTGGCTGATTTTCGCCACATCAGGCTTTTTAGTTTCAATTCCTGTTTTTGCTCAAGCCCCAATGGTTAGAGAATTACCCTGGCTCAGTTTAATTTTAACCTTCGGTTGGGTTGCCCTAGGAATTATTCTTTTTCAGCGTCCTCGAAGCAATATTTGGGGAGACTTGATACTTGGTTTTAGTTGGAGTTGGCTGGCTGGATCAATCTATTGGGGCTGGTTTCGTTGGGAACCAGTGATTCACCTTCCCATTGAAGCGATTGGCTTACCCTTTGCCTTTTTTGCTTTAGCGAGAGGTTTGGGGCCAGTGGGAAATTTGTTTTATTTAGGATCTTTACTAGGAACTGCTTTAACTGATGTATATTTTTATCTAACAGGATTAATGCCTCATTGGCGAGAGTTAATGCGAGTTGATCCTGCTTTATACAAACCCATTTTTCAAGATGCGTTATTAAACATGCAAACTCCTTGGGGAATGAGTTGTGCTGTGTTGATTATCTGTGTTCTCCTCGTTTTAGGAATTTGGAGTCTCAAGCAAAATACACTACCTTGGTTTGCTTTTAGTGGGGCAATTTTAAGCACTCTTTTAGTAGATGGGTTATTTTGGATTGCTGCAGCGATGGCTTAA
- the ccsB gene encoding c-type cytochrome biogenesis protein CcsB: MDLTALQHQLDNLSFLVLFLTMLVYWVGTAFRNLSFLQPLGTAGFALGNFCITGLLIARWIEGGYFPISNLYESLFFLAWGVTAVHLVVEFSSGNRLLGVFTAPLAMGITAFAALSLPPEMQSSEPLVPALKSNWLMMHVSVMMLSYATLMVGSLLAIAFLIVTQGKSVSLQGSSYGSGNERLKSIRNNNSFASTPISVSSSDGQTAVLEQPQTITEEKLSPQRLNFAQTLDNLSYRVIGLGFPLLTVGIIAGAVWANEAWGSYWSWDPKETWALITWLVFAAYLHARITKGWQGKRPAIIASAGLIVVWICYLGVNLLGQGLHSYGWFF, translated from the coding sequence ATGGATCTAACCGCACTACAACACCAACTGGATAATCTTTCCTTTTTGGTACTGTTTCTGACCATGTTAGTTTATTGGGTAGGAACAGCATTTCGTAACTTATCCTTCTTACAACCCTTAGGAACTGCAGGATTTGCCCTTGGTAACTTTTGTATTACGGGATTATTGATCGCTCGCTGGATTGAAGGGGGCTATTTCCCCATTAGTAATTTATACGAATCTCTGTTTTTCCTTGCTTGGGGGGTAACGGCGGTTCATTTAGTGGTTGAATTTAGCAGTGGCAATCGCTTATTAGGCGTGTTTACTGCGCCTTTAGCGATGGGAATTACAGCATTTGCCGCCTTGAGTCTTCCCCCAGAAATGCAATCGTCTGAACCCTTAGTTCCGGCCCTCAAATCCAATTGGCTGATGATGCACGTCAGTGTAATGATGCTCAGTTATGCCACGCTTATGGTCGGGTCACTTCTCGCGATCGCGTTTTTAATTGTCACCCAAGGCAAGTCAGTGTCACTGCAAGGAAGTTCCTATGGTTCAGGCAATGAACGTCTTAAAAGCATCAGAAATAACAACAGTTTTGCCTCTACGCCCATTTCTGTTAGCAGTAGTGATGGGCAAACCGCCGTTTTAGAACAGCCGCAAACCATCACCGAGGAAAAATTATCCCCACAACGCTTAAATTTTGCACAAACCCTAGATAATCTCAGTTATCGTGTCATAGGTTTAGGTTTTCCACTTCTGACAGTTGGTATTATTGCTGGGGCAGTTTGGGCAAATGAGGCTTGGGGATCTTATTGGAGTTGGGATCCCAAAGAAACTTGGGCGTTAATTACTTGGTTGGTGTTTGCTGCCTATCTTCACGCCAGAATTACGAAAGGATGGCAAGGAAAACGACCGGCGATTATCGCGAGTGCAGGTTTAATTGTGGTTTGGATCTGTTATTTAGGAGTAAATTTATTAGGACAAGGATTACACTCCTACGGCTGGTTCTTTTAA
- the pflB gene encoding formate C-acetyltransferase — MLTKTEPFVPGQWVENVDVRDFIQKNYTPYSGDESFLASATNRTKNLWEKVKSLMEAEREKGILDADTKVPATLTAHAAGYIDKDLEQIVGLQTDKPLKRSIMPYGGIRVVKKSLEAYGYELDPQTEETFTKYRKTHNDGVFSAYTKQMRLARRSGVITGLPDAYGRGRIIGDYRRIALYGTGHLIEDKKLQLESLENEVMTEDVIRLREEISEQIVALQDLQEMGASYGWDISKPAQTAQEAMQWTYFGYLGAVKEQNGAAMSMGRVSTFLDIYIERDLKEGLLDEAQAQELVDHFVMKLRMVRFLRAPEYNELFSGDPTWVTECLGGMGLDGRPLVTRTNFRFLHTLYNLGPAPEPNLTVLWSENLPDNFKRYCAKVSIDTSSIQYENDDLMRPEYGDDYGIACCVSAMRIGKQMQFFGARVNLAKALLYAINGGKDEKSGQQVAPASEPITSEYLDYDEVMEKFQGLMGWLAKLYVNSLNIIHYMHDKYAYERLQMALHDRDVYRTMACGMAGLSVVADSLAAIKYGKVKVIRDETGLAVDYQVEEDYPKFGNNDDRADSIATKLVTDLMNYIRQNPTYRQAVPTQSILTITSNVVYGKKTGNTPDGRDAGKPFAPGANPMHGRDTKGAITALSSVAKLPYENAKDGISYTFSIVPQALGKGDDNRVSNLVGMLDGYFHDNGHHVNINVFNRETLIDAMDHPEKYPQLTIRVSGYAVNFIKLTREQQEDVISRTFHGQV; from the coding sequence ATGTTAACGAAAACTGAACCTTTTGTTCCAGGTCAATGGGTAGAAAATGTTGACGTTCGGGACTTTATTCAGAAAAATTATACCCCTTATAGCGGTGATGAGTCATTTCTCGCTAGCGCAACCAATCGCACGAAAAACTTATGGGAAAAAGTTAAAAGTTTAATGGAGGCGGAACGAGAAAAAGGAATTTTAGATGCCGATACAAAAGTTCCAGCGACCCTTACCGCCCATGCAGCAGGCTATATTGACAAAGACTTAGAACAAATTGTCGGTTTACAAACCGATAAACCGCTTAAACGGTCAATTATGCCCTATGGTGGCATTCGGGTGGTGAAAAAATCTCTTGAAGCCTACGGTTATGAACTAGACCCTCAAACTGAGGAAACGTTCACCAAATATCGTAAAACGCATAATGATGGGGTATTTTCTGCCTACACCAAACAAATGCGTCTAGCACGGCGTTCTGGCGTGATTACTGGCTTACCCGATGCTTATGGTCGTGGTCGAATTATTGGCGACTATCGGCGCATTGCCCTTTATGGGACAGGTCATTTAATTGAAGATAAAAAACTACAGCTAGAGTCCCTCGAAAATGAGGTAATGACCGAGGATGTGATTCGGTTACGGGAGGAAATTTCTGAACAAATTGTCGCCCTCCAAGATTTACAAGAAATGGGGGCAAGTTATGGTTGGGATATCAGTAAGCCAGCACAAACTGCCCAAGAAGCCATGCAATGGACTTATTTTGGCTATCTTGGAGCAGTGAAAGAACAAAATGGCGCAGCGATGTCCATGGGACGAGTTTCCACTTTCCTTGATATTTATATTGAACGGGACTTAAAAGAAGGGTTACTCGATGAAGCCCAAGCCCAAGAATTAGTGGATCATTTCGTGATGAAATTGCGAATGGTGCGCTTTTTACGAGCCCCTGAATATAACGAACTCTTTTCAGGAGATCCTACTTGGGTAACAGAATGTCTCGGTGGCATGGGATTAGATGGTCGTCCTTTGGTCACGCGCACCAATTTCCGTTTCCTCCATACCCTTTATAACTTAGGGCCGGCTCCCGAACCAAACTTAACGGTGTTGTGGTCAGAAAACTTACCTGATAACTTCAAACGCTACTGTGCGAAAGTTTCCATTGATACCAGTTCCATTCAGTACGAAAATGATGATTTGATGCGTCCTGAGTATGGGGATGATTATGGCATTGCTTGCTGTGTATCGGCAATGCGAATTGGTAAACAGATGCAGTTTTTTGGGGCGCGAGTAAATTTAGCGAAAGCCCTTCTCTATGCCATTAATGGCGGTAAGGATGAAAAATCAGGACAGCAAGTTGCCCCTGCTAGTGAACCGATTACGTCAGAATATTTGGACTATGACGAGGTGATGGAGAAATTTCAGGGGTTAATGGGTTGGTTAGCCAAACTCTATGTGAATAGCCTCAATATCATCCACTATATGCACGATAAATACGCCTATGAACGGCTACAAATGGCGTTACACGATCGCGATGTTTATCGGACTATGGCTTGTGGTATGGCTGGCTTATCGGTAGTTGCTGATTCTCTAGCGGCGATTAAATACGGGAAAGTCAAAGTGATACGAGATGAAACGGGTTTAGCGGTAGATTACCAAGTCGAAGAAGATTATCCCAAATTTGGGAATAATGACGATCGCGCTGATAGCATCGCCACTAAGTTAGTCACCGATTTGATGAATTATATTCGCCAAAATCCAACCTATCGTCAAGCAGTTCCCACTCAGTCGATTTTAACCATTACCTCCAATGTGGTTTATGGGAAGAAAACAGGTAATACTCCTGATGGGCGAGACGCTGGTAAACCCTTTGCACCTGGGGCGAATCCCATGCACGGACGAGACACCAAAGGCGCGATCACGGCATTATCTTCTGTGGCAAAACTCCCCTATGAAAATGCTAAAGATGGAATCTCTTACACCTTCTCTATTGTCCCCCAAGCCTTAGGAAAAGGAGATGACAACCGAGTTAGCAACCTAGTGGGAATGTTAGACGGTTACTTCCACGACAACGGACACCATGTTAATATCAATGTCTTCAATCGAGAAACCCTAATTGATGCCATGGATCATCCAGAAAAATATCCGCAACTGACCATTCGCGTTTCGGGTTACGCCGTCAACTTCATTAAACTCACCCGTGAACAACAAGAGGATGTCATTTCTCGTACCTTCCACGGACAGGTTTAA
- the pflA gene encoding pyruvate formate-lyase-activating protein, producing MIASTSTEITGKIHSLESCGTVDGPGIRFVVFTQGCPLRCLYCHNPDCRHLEDGKEVTVDDIITEVQKYRSYMEFSGGGVTVTGGEPLMQPQFVAEIFKRCQELGIHTTLDTSGYVLIDAAKPVLEYTDLVLLDIKSYKPDLYRKVTSVTIEPTLKFAQHLQEIKKPTWVRFVLVPNLTDPVENIKGLAEFITTLDNVEQVEVLPFHQMGIYKWEQLGYEYQLKDATPPSPELIAKTIHIFQSYGLKVQC from the coding sequence ATGATTGCAAGCACATCAACCGAAATTACAGGAAAAATCCACTCTCTAGAAAGTTGTGGCACAGTGGATGGGCCAGGAATTCGTTTTGTGGTCTTTACTCAAGGGTGTCCCCTACGGTGTCTTTACTGCCATAACCCCGACTGTCGCCACTTGGAAGACGGAAAAGAAGTCACAGTAGATGACATTATTACAGAAGTCCAGAAATACCGTTCCTATATGGAATTTTCGGGAGGTGGTGTCACGGTTACTGGGGGAGAACCATTAATGCAACCGCAATTTGTTGCAGAAATCTTCAAACGTTGTCAAGAATTAGGGATTCACACCACTTTAGATACCTCAGGTTATGTTCTCATCGACGCAGCCAAGCCTGTTCTTGAATACACAGATTTAGTGTTACTTGATATTAAATCTTACAAGCCTGATTTATATCGAAAAGTCACCAGTGTTACGATTGAACCCACTTTGAAATTTGCCCAACATCTTCAGGAAATTAAGAAGCCAACTTGGGTTCGGTTTGTTTTAGTTCCTAACTTAACTGATCCTGTGGAAAATATTAAAGGATTAGCTGAATTTATTACGACATTAGATAATGTGGAACAAGTCGAAGTGCTTCCCTTTCATCAAATGGGAATTTATAAATGGGAACAATTGGGCTATGAATATCAACTTAAAGATGCTACCCCACCAAGTCCAGAATTAATTGCGAAGACCATTCATATTTTCCAAAGTTATGGTCTGAAAGTGCAATGTTAG